The following are encoded together in the Diabrotica undecimpunctata isolate CICGRU chromosome 7, icDiaUnde3, whole genome shotgun sequence genome:
- the LOC140445828 gene encoding protein charybde-like: MEVLPFVDIKHSSLEGCEPEYNEFFRLEETSLIEALSKRLEGELRTAKRTHLSVGEVLLPNGLTHSIAKDLFYLADSEPCGLRGCTLYIDFENNDLKTNLSQVKCDASTPSTFEVYLTLKQATTGWNSFLPQFLKKITNSGALMISSEYGLTKKQLYRSSY, from the exons atggAAGTTTTACCCTTCGTTGATATCAAGCACAGCAGTCTTGAAG gCTGTGAACCAGAATATAATGAATTTTTCCGATTAGAAGAGACGTCCCTGATAGAAGCTTTATCTAAGCGTCTCGAAGGAGAGCTTAGGACTGCGAAGAGAACCCATCTTTCGGTAGGAGAAGTACTTCTTCCCAATGGACTGACGCATTCGATAGCCAAAGATCTTTTTTACTTGGCCGATTCTGAACCTTGTGGACTTCGGGGGTGCACTTTGTATATAGACTTTGAGAACAATGATCTCAAGACGAATTTGAGCCAGGTCAAGTGCGATGCTTCGACTCCTTCTACCTTCGAAGTGTACTTGACGCTGAAGCAGGCGACCACTGGATGGAATTCGTTTCTGCCACAGTTTCTTAA AAAAATCACAAATTCTGGAGCACTTATGATAAGTTCGGAATATGGACTTACCAAGAAGCAACTGTATCGTTCGAGTTACTAA